In Phormidium yuhuli AB48, one genomic interval encodes:
- a CDS encoding alpha/beta fold hydrolase produces the protein MTVQSPSSQSSLQRQFWTWRGQSIAYTVNGEGPPLVLIHGFGASIGHWRQNIPVWAESGYRVYGLDLLGFGQSAKPPFDYSIELWRDLLADFCQEFIAEPTVFVGNSIGALLALVMAAQYPDSTRGAVLLNCAGGLNHRPEELAFPLRVVMGTFAKLVASKTLGPLMFNQVRQPRRIRNTLYQVYGNREAVTDELVELLYTPSCDLGAQQVFASILSAPPGPKPSELLDSVICPVLVLWGEDDPWTPVKGADIYRQWGERHPVEFHSIPKTGHCPHDERPDVVNPLVLDWLERQVMG, from the coding sequence GTGACAGTACAATCTCCCTCCTCTCAGTCTTCTTTACAACGACAGTTTTGGACATGGCGTGGACAGTCCATTGCTTATACAGTCAATGGTGAGGGCCCCCCTCTGGTTCTCATTCATGGCTTTGGGGCTTCGATTGGTCATTGGCGGCAGAATATCCCCGTCTGGGCGGAGTCCGGGTATCGTGTCTATGGGTTAGACTTGCTCGGCTTTGGTCAGTCGGCAAAACCCCCATTTGACTATTCCATTGAGTTATGGCGAGACCTCTTGGCGGATTTTTGCCAGGAGTTCATCGCTGAACCCACAGTCTTTGTGGGCAATTCCATTGGCGCCTTATTGGCCTTGGTGATGGCGGCCCAGTATCCAGATTCTACCCGAGGGGCCGTCTTACTCAACTGTGCTGGGGGCCTCAATCATCGCCCCGAGGAATTGGCCTTCCCCCTACGGGTGGTGATGGGGACGTTTGCGAAGTTGGTGGCCTCGAAAACCTTGGGACCCCTGATGTTCAACCAGGTTCGACAGCCGCGACGGATTCGTAACACCCTCTATCAGGTTTATGGCAACCGAGAGGCGGTCACTGATGAGTTAGTGGAACTGTTGTATACTCCCTCTTGTGATTTGGGGGCGCAGCAGGTGTTTGCCTCGATTCTCTCGGCCCCTCCGGGCCCAAAACCTTCAGAGTTGCTAGATTCGGTCATCTGTCCGGTGTTAGTGCTTTGGGGAGAAGATGACCCCTGGACACCGGTAAAAGGGGCGGACATTTATCGCCAGTGGGGAGAACGCCATCCGGTGGAGTTCCATTCCATCCCCAAAACGGGTCATTGTCCCCATGATGAACGCCCAGACGTGGTGAACCCCCTAGTCCTAGACTGGCTAGAGCGTCAGGTGATGGGTTAG